Proteins from one Plodia interpunctella isolate USDA-ARS_2022_Savannah chromosome 3, ilPloInte3.2, whole genome shotgun sequence genomic window:
- the Elk gene encoding potassium voltage-gated channel subfamily H member 8 isoform X7 — MPARKGLLAPQNTFLDTIATRFDGTHSNFVLGNAQVPAYPIVYCSDGFCELTGWARAHIMQKGCACKFLHGPDTREEHRHEIDAALDSKHELKLELIFYKKNGTPFWCLLDIVPIKNEKREVVLLLASFKDITNTKMAAMSTNEDFDSDPNGNVDPEAPSPANMGRRRSRAVLYQLSGHYKPDKMKTKLKLNNNLLHSSDPPLPEYKTSAIKRSRFIISHYGVFKTFWDWLILIATFYVAVVVPYNASFVDEGHPRISVTSDVVVEALFIVDIVLNFRTTFVSKKGEVVSDSKAIALNYIRTWFVVDLLAALPFDLLYASDVYSGAESTHGNVHLVKLTRLLRLARLLQKMDRYSQYSALILTLLMLSFTLLAHWLACIWFIIAEKEIEHHKNEVWDLGWINNLADRLKVPIPNISHSESYVTALYFTCSSLTSVGFGNVSANTLPEKVFSIITMLIGALMHAVVFGNVTAIIQRMYSRRSMYQTKWRDLKDFLTLNQVPKELKQRMQDYFQTMWSLNHGIDIHETLKEFPEELRGDVSLHLHREILSLPIFEAASQGCLKLLSLHIRNNFCAPGEYLVHKGDALTYIYYICNGSMEVMQNDMVVAILGKGDLVGCDMNTHLQAYNGTGPSQANNPDVVVKSSSDVKALTYCDLKCIHMGGLAEVLRLYPEYQQEFIHDIQHDLTYNLREGYEAEQESDGNGHPSLTLPSISEDDENAAEDSALSPKKNTSSTNSPRHKFRSDGAQRLTHRELRERIERQRSVATPKITRSDSLEGLNLEMHNTRSSVERLDTQVSSLHHDVAALSMEVRHAIQALQEMTGPPPGWHAAHSNPNLQWNAPPNQLARSCSHPPDVFCWEQERPVTPERPKTNKSTQTEPFLHCVTQYIVEHPATVMLLLGLDPMANLTPVMTPTVDYYDPRSRRPSVLEQIVESENGSQTPSSTTSERFEPTRSLSGSAKELNTQPELRRLLEPENAGSTLRRSRHSTSDLCDPTERLLAAKSHPSTRSLKFNINS; from the exons ATGCCCGCCCGCAAGGGGCTGCTCGCGCCCCAGAACACCTTTCTGGACACCATCGCCACCCGCTTCGATGGAACAC ACAGCAACTTCGTGCTGGGCAACGCGCAAGTGCCGGCATACCCGATCGTGTACTGCTCGGACGGGTTCTGCGAGCTGACGGGCTGGGCGCGCGCGCACATCATGCAGAAGGGCTGCGCGTGCAAGTTCCTGCACGGGCCCGACACCAGGGAGGAGCACCGGCACGAGATCGACGCCGCACTAGATTCCAAGCATGAGCTCAAATTAGAACTTATTTTCTATAAGAAAAATG GTACTCCCTTTTGGTGCTTACTCGACATCGTTCCAATTAAGAATGAGAAACGAGAGGTGGTTTTGTTGCTCGCCTCGTTCAAAGATATCACCAACACCAAGATGGCCGCCATGAGCACTAACGAGGACTTCGACAGCG ACCCGAATGGCAATGTTGACCCCGAAGCGCCTTCGCCCGCCAACATGGGCAGGCGGCGCTCGAGAGCGGTTCTTTACCAGCTTTCAGGACATTATAAACCAGATAAgatgaaaacaaaacttaaaCTCAACAAT AATCTCTTACACTCGTCGGACCCACCGCTTCCTGAATATAAAACTTCAGCGATAAAAAGATCAAGGTTCATAATTTCTCATTACGGCGTGTTCAAAACGTTCTGGGACTGGCTCATACTGATCGCCACTTTCTATGTAGCCGTAGTGGTTCCGTACAACGCCAGCTTTGTGGACGAGGGACATCCCAGGATTAGTGTCACCAGTGACGTTGTGGTGGAAGCTTTATTTATAGTTG atattgtacttaattttcGAACGACTTTTGTAAGTAAGAAGGGCGAGGTGGTGTCGGACTCAAAGGCCATAGCTTTAAATTACATCAGGACATGGTTTGTGGTGGATCTCCTGGCCGCTCTACCGTTTGACCTACTTTACGCGTCCGATGTATACAGTGGGGCG GAATCTACGCATGGGAACGTGCATTTAGTGAAATTAACCAGACTGCTGCGGCTCGCTCGATTACTGCAGAAGATGGACCGGTATTCGCAGTATTCCGCACTCATTCTCACGCTGCTCATGCTGTCCTTCACGCTCCTGGCTCACTGGCTTGCTTGCATTTGGTTCATCATAgctgaaaaagaaatagaacATCACAAAAATGAAGTCTGGGATTTAG GATGGATTAATAACCTCGCAGACAGATTGAAGGTGCCCATACCGAATATATCGCACAGTGAGAGCTATGTGACCGCACTATACTTCACTTGCTCTTCCCTCACGAGCGTGGGCTTTGGAAATGTGTCCGCTAACACACTGCCTGAGAAGGTCTTCAGCATAATTACTATGTTGATTGGAG CGCTAATGCACGCCGTGGTGTTTGGTAACGTGACCGCCATCATCCAGAGGATGTACTCCCGGCGGTCTATGTACCAGACCAAGTGGAGAGACCTGAAGGACTTCCTCACCCTGAACCAGGTGCCCAAGGAGCTAAAGCAGCGCATGCAGGACTACTTCCAGACCATGTGGTCTTTGAACCACGGCATTGATATACAcgag ACGCTAAAGGAGTTTCCGGAGGAACTGAGAGGCGACGTGTCGCTTCATTTGCACCGGGAAATATTATCACTTCCTATATTCGAGGCGGCCTCGCAGGGCTGCCTCAAGTTGCTATCTCTACACATCCGTAACAACTTTTGCGCACCCGGTGAATATCTCGTGCATAAAGGAGATGCGCTCACgtacatttattacatttgcaACGGCTCTATGGAGGTTATGCAAAACGATATGGTCGTCGCAATATTAG GCAAAGGGGACTTGGTCGGCTGCGATATGAATACCCATTTACAAGCTTACAACGGGACGGGACCATCCCAGGCTAATAACCCTGATGTCGTCGTGAAATCAAGCAGCGATGTAAAg GCTCTAACATACTGCGATCTAAAATGCATTCATATGGGCGGTTTAGCTGAAGTACTCCGTCTGTACCCTGAGTACCAACAGGAGTTCATCCACGACATCCAGCACGACCTTACTTACAATCTGAGGGAAGGCTATGAGGCTGAGCAGGAGTCGGACGGGAATGGTCACCCATCCCTAACTTTACCATCGATATCGGAGGATGACGAGAACGCAGCCGAGGACAGCGCGCTGTCGCCAAAGAAGAATACATCTAGTACCAATAGCCCTAGGCATAAATTCAG ATCGGACGGAGCACAACGGTTGACACACCGGGAGTTACGTGAAAGGATAGAACGGCAGCGGTCGGTGGCGACGCCCAAGATAACCAGGTCCGACTCCTTGGAAGGCCTGAACCTGGAGATGCACAACACCAGGTCGTCGGTGGAGCGCTTGGACACGCAGGTGTCCAGTCTGCATCATGACGTCGCAGCCCTCAGCATGGAG GTACGCCATGCCATCCAGGCGCTGCAGGAGATGACGGGCCCACCCCCCGGATGGCACGCCGCGCACTCTAACCCCAACCTCCAGTGGAACGCGCCGCCTAACCAGCTCGCGCGCAGTTGCAGCCATCCGCCTGACGTCTTCTGCTGGGAG CAGGAAAGACCAGTAACGCCAGAGAGACCAAAGACGAATAAAAGTACACAGACCGAACCATTCTTGCATTGTGTAACCCAATACATAGTAGAACACCCTGCGACAGTAATGCTCCTGCTAGGGTTGGATCCGATGGCCAACCTCACGCCGGTCATGACGCCGACAGTCGATTACTACGACCCACGGAGTCGGAGGCCCAGCGTCTTGGAGCAAATAGTCGAGTCAGAGAACGGCAGTCAGACACCTTCGAGCACCACCAGCGAACGGTTTGAACCGACTAGAAGCCTCAGCGGTAGTGCCAAAGAGTTGAATACGCAGCCCGAGCTAAGGAGACTGCTGGAACCCGAAAATGCAGGCTCGACCCTGAGACGTAGCAGGCACTCGACCAGTGATCTTTGTGACCCCACAGAGAGGCTCCTCGCCGCTAAATCCCACCCGAGCACCCGCAGCCTCAAATTCAACATCAACAGTTAA
- the Elk gene encoding potassium voltage-gated channel subfamily H member 8 isoform X5, with protein sequence MPARKGLLAPQNTFLDTIATRFDGTHSNFVLGNAQVPAYPIVYCSDGFCELTGWARAHIMQKGCACKFLHGPDTREEHRHEIDAALDSKHELKLELIFYKKNGTPFWCLLDIVPIKNEKREVVLLLASFKDITNTKMAAMSTNEDFDSAALLGARFRAESSCLLPDPNGNVDPEAPSPANMGRRRSRAVLYQLSGHYKPDKMKTKLKLNNNLLHSSDPPLPEYKTSAIKRSRFIISHYGVFKTFWDWLILIATFYVAVVVPYNASFVDEGHPRISVTSDVVVEALFIVDIVLNFRTTFVSKKGEVVSDSKAIALNYIRTWFVVDLLAALPFDLLYASDVYSGAESTHGNVHLVKLTRLLRLARLLQKMDRYSQYSALILTLLMLSFTLLAHWLACIWFIIAEKEIEHHKNEVWDLGWINNLADRLKVPIPNISHSESYVTALYFTCSSLTSVGFGNVSANTLPEKVFSIITMLIGALMHAVVFGNVTAIIQRMYSRRSMYQTKWRDLKDFLTLNQVPKELKQRMQDYFQTMWSLNHGIDIHETLKEFPEELRGDVSLHLHREILSLPIFEAASQGCLKLLSLHIRNNFCAPGEYLVHKGDALTYIYYICNGSMEVMQNDMVVAILGKGDLVGCDMNTHLQAYNGTGPSQANNPDVVVKSSSDVKALTYCDLKCIHMGGLAEVLRLYPEYQQEFIHDIQHDLTYNLREGYEAEQESDGNGHPSLTLPSISEDDENAAEDSALSPKKNTSSTNSPRHKFRSDGAQRLTHRELRERIERQRSVATPKITRSDSLEGLNLEMHNTRSSVERLDTQVSSLHHDVAALSMEVRHAIQALQEMTGPPPGWHAAHSNPNLQWNAPPNQLARSCSHPPDVFCWEQERPVTPERPKTNKSTQTEPFLHCVTQYIVEHPATVMLLLGLDPMANLTPVMTPTVDYYDPRSRRPSVLEQIVESENGSQTPSSTTSERFEPTRSLSGSAKELNTQPELRRLLEPENAGSTLRRSRHSTSDLCDPTERLLAAKSHPSTRSLKFNINS encoded by the exons ATGCCCGCCCGCAAGGGGCTGCTCGCGCCCCAGAACACCTTTCTGGACACCATCGCCACCCGCTTCGATGGAACAC ACAGCAACTTCGTGCTGGGCAACGCGCAAGTGCCGGCATACCCGATCGTGTACTGCTCGGACGGGTTCTGCGAGCTGACGGGCTGGGCGCGCGCGCACATCATGCAGAAGGGCTGCGCGTGCAAGTTCCTGCACGGGCCCGACACCAGGGAGGAGCACCGGCACGAGATCGACGCCGCACTAGATTCCAAGCATGAGCTCAAATTAGAACTTATTTTCTATAAGAAAAATG GTACTCCCTTTTGGTGCTTACTCGACATCGTTCCAATTAAGAATGAGAAACGAGAGGTGGTTTTGTTGCTCGCCTCGTTCAAAGATATCACCAACACCAAGATGGCCGCCATGAGCACTAACGAGGACTTCGACAGCG CGGCACTCTTGGGCGCCCGGTTCCGCGCTGAATCTAGTTGCCTACTTCCAGACCCGAATGGCAATGTTGACCCCGAAGCGCCTTCGCCCGCCAACATGGGCAGGCGGCGCTCGAGAGCGGTTCTTTACCAGCTTTCAGGACATTATAAACCAGATAAgatgaaaacaaaacttaaaCTCAACAAT AATCTCTTACACTCGTCGGACCCACCGCTTCCTGAATATAAAACTTCAGCGATAAAAAGATCAAGGTTCATAATTTCTCATTACGGCGTGTTCAAAACGTTCTGGGACTGGCTCATACTGATCGCCACTTTCTATGTAGCCGTAGTGGTTCCGTACAACGCCAGCTTTGTGGACGAGGGACATCCCAGGATTAGTGTCACCAGTGACGTTGTGGTGGAAGCTTTATTTATAGTTG atattgtacttaattttcGAACGACTTTTGTAAGTAAGAAGGGCGAGGTGGTGTCGGACTCAAAGGCCATAGCTTTAAATTACATCAGGACATGGTTTGTGGTGGATCTCCTGGCCGCTCTACCGTTTGACCTACTTTACGCGTCCGATGTATACAGTGGGGCG GAATCTACGCATGGGAACGTGCATTTAGTGAAATTAACCAGACTGCTGCGGCTCGCTCGATTACTGCAGAAGATGGACCGGTATTCGCAGTATTCCGCACTCATTCTCACGCTGCTCATGCTGTCCTTCACGCTCCTGGCTCACTGGCTTGCTTGCATTTGGTTCATCATAgctgaaaaagaaatagaacATCACAAAAATGAAGTCTGGGATTTAG GATGGATTAATAACCTCGCAGACAGATTGAAGGTGCCCATACCGAATATATCGCACAGTGAGAGCTATGTGACCGCACTATACTTCACTTGCTCTTCCCTCACGAGCGTGGGCTTTGGAAATGTGTCCGCTAACACACTGCCTGAGAAGGTCTTCAGCATAATTACTATGTTGATTGGAG CGCTAATGCACGCCGTGGTGTTTGGTAACGTGACCGCCATCATCCAGAGGATGTACTCCCGGCGGTCTATGTACCAGACCAAGTGGAGAGACCTGAAGGACTTCCTCACCCTGAACCAGGTGCCCAAGGAGCTAAAGCAGCGCATGCAGGACTACTTCCAGACCATGTGGTCTTTGAACCACGGCATTGATATACAcgag ACGCTAAAGGAGTTTCCGGAGGAACTGAGAGGCGACGTGTCGCTTCATTTGCACCGGGAAATATTATCACTTCCTATATTCGAGGCGGCCTCGCAGGGCTGCCTCAAGTTGCTATCTCTACACATCCGTAACAACTTTTGCGCACCCGGTGAATATCTCGTGCATAAAGGAGATGCGCTCACgtacatttattacatttgcaACGGCTCTATGGAGGTTATGCAAAACGATATGGTCGTCGCAATATTAG GCAAAGGGGACTTGGTCGGCTGCGATATGAATACCCATTTACAAGCTTACAACGGGACGGGACCATCCCAGGCTAATAACCCTGATGTCGTCGTGAAATCAAGCAGCGATGTAAAg GCTCTAACATACTGCGATCTAAAATGCATTCATATGGGCGGTTTAGCTGAAGTACTCCGTCTGTACCCTGAGTACCAACAGGAGTTCATCCACGACATCCAGCACGACCTTACTTACAATCTGAGGGAAGGCTATGAGGCTGAGCAGGAGTCGGACGGGAATGGTCACCCATCCCTAACTTTACCATCGATATCGGAGGATGACGAGAACGCAGCCGAGGACAGCGCGCTGTCGCCAAAGAAGAATACATCTAGTACCAATAGCCCTAGGCATAAATTCAG ATCGGACGGAGCACAACGGTTGACACACCGGGAGTTACGTGAAAGGATAGAACGGCAGCGGTCGGTGGCGACGCCCAAGATAACCAGGTCCGACTCCTTGGAAGGCCTGAACCTGGAGATGCACAACACCAGGTCGTCGGTGGAGCGCTTGGACACGCAGGTGTCCAGTCTGCATCATGACGTCGCAGCCCTCAGCATGGAG GTACGCCATGCCATCCAGGCGCTGCAGGAGATGACGGGCCCACCCCCCGGATGGCACGCCGCGCACTCTAACCCCAACCTCCAGTGGAACGCGCCGCCTAACCAGCTCGCGCGCAGTTGCAGCCATCCGCCTGACGTCTTCTGCTGGGAG CAGGAAAGACCAGTAACGCCAGAGAGACCAAAGACGAATAAAAGTACACAGACCGAACCATTCTTGCATTGTGTAACCCAATACATAGTAGAACACCCTGCGACAGTAATGCTCCTGCTAGGGTTGGATCCGATGGCCAACCTCACGCCGGTCATGACGCCGACAGTCGATTACTACGACCCACGGAGTCGGAGGCCCAGCGTCTTGGAGCAAATAGTCGAGTCAGAGAACGGCAGTCAGACACCTTCGAGCACCACCAGCGAACGGTTTGAACCGACTAGAAGCCTCAGCGGTAGTGCCAAAGAGTTGAATACGCAGCCCGAGCTAAGGAGACTGCTGGAACCCGAAAATGCAGGCTCGACCCTGAGACGTAGCAGGCACTCGACCAGTGATCTTTGTGACCCCACAGAGAGGCTCCTCGCCGCTAAATCCCACCCGAGCACCCGCAGCCTCAAATTCAACATCAACAGTTAA
- the Elk gene encoding potassium voltage-gated channel subfamily H member 8 isoform X4, whose protein sequence is MPARKGLLAPQNTFLDTIATRFDGTHSNFVLGNAQVPAYPIVYCSDGFCELTGWARAHIMQKGCACKFLHGPDTREEHRHEIDAALDSKHELKLELIFYKKNGTPFWCLLDIVPIKNEKREVVLLLASFKDITNTKMAAMSTNEDFDSAALLGARFRAESSCLLPDPNGNVDPEAPSPANMGRRRSRAVLYQLSGHYKPDKMKTKLKLNNVSKNLLHSSDPPLPEYKTSAIKRSRFIISHYGVFKTFWDWLILIATFYVAVVVPYNASFVDEGHPRISVTSDVVVEALFIVDIVLNFRTTFVSKKGEVVSDSKAIALNYIRTWFVVDLLAALPFDLLYASDVYSGAESTHGNVHLVKLTRLLRLARLLQKMDRYSQYSALILTLLMLSFTLLAHWLACIWFIIAEKEIEHHKNEVWDLGWINNLADRLKVPIPNISHSESYVTALYFTCSSLTSVGFGNVSANTLPEKVFSIITMLIGALMHAVVFGNVTAIIQRMYSRRSMYQTKWRDLKDFLTLNQVPKELKQRMQDYFQTMWSLNHGIDIHETLKEFPEELRGDVSLHLHREILSLPIFEAASQGCLKLLSLHIRNNFCAPGEYLVHKGDALTYIYYICNGSMEVMQNDMVVAILGKGDLVGCDMNTHLQAYNGTGPSQANNPDVVVKSSSDVKALTYCDLKCIHMGGLAEVLRLYPEYQQEFIHDIQHDLTYNLREGYEAEQESDGNGHPSLTLPSISEDDENAAEDSALSPKKNTSSTNSPRHKFRSDGAQRLTHRELRERIERQRSVATPKITRSDSLEGLNLEMHNTRSSVERLDTQVSSLHHDVAALSMEVRHAIQALQEMTGPPPGWHAAHSNPNLQWNAPPNQLARSCSHPPDVFCWEQERPVTPERPKTNKSTQTEPFLHCVTQYIVEHPATVMLLLGLDPMANLTPVMTPTVDYYDPRSRRPSVLEQIVESENGSQTPSSTTSERFEPTRSLSGSAKELNTQPELRRLLEPENAGSTLRRSRHSTSDLCDPTERLLAAKSHPSTRSLKFNINS, encoded by the exons ATGCCCGCCCGCAAGGGGCTGCTCGCGCCCCAGAACACCTTTCTGGACACCATCGCCACCCGCTTCGATGGAACAC ACAGCAACTTCGTGCTGGGCAACGCGCAAGTGCCGGCATACCCGATCGTGTACTGCTCGGACGGGTTCTGCGAGCTGACGGGCTGGGCGCGCGCGCACATCATGCAGAAGGGCTGCGCGTGCAAGTTCCTGCACGGGCCCGACACCAGGGAGGAGCACCGGCACGAGATCGACGCCGCACTAGATTCCAAGCATGAGCTCAAATTAGAACTTATTTTCTATAAGAAAAATG GTACTCCCTTTTGGTGCTTACTCGACATCGTTCCAATTAAGAATGAGAAACGAGAGGTGGTTTTGTTGCTCGCCTCGTTCAAAGATATCACCAACACCAAGATGGCCGCCATGAGCACTAACGAGGACTTCGACAGCG CGGCACTCTTGGGCGCCCGGTTCCGCGCTGAATCTAGTTGCCTACTTCCAGACCCGAATGGCAATGTTGACCCCGAAGCGCCTTCGCCCGCCAACATGGGCAGGCGGCGCTCGAGAGCGGTTCTTTACCAGCTTTCAGGACATTATAAACCAGATAAgatgaaaacaaaacttaaaCTCAACAATGTTAGTAAG AATCTCTTACACTCGTCGGACCCACCGCTTCCTGAATATAAAACTTCAGCGATAAAAAGATCAAGGTTCATAATTTCTCATTACGGCGTGTTCAAAACGTTCTGGGACTGGCTCATACTGATCGCCACTTTCTATGTAGCCGTAGTGGTTCCGTACAACGCCAGCTTTGTGGACGAGGGACATCCCAGGATTAGTGTCACCAGTGACGTTGTGGTGGAAGCTTTATTTATAGTTG atattgtacttaattttcGAACGACTTTTGTAAGTAAGAAGGGCGAGGTGGTGTCGGACTCAAAGGCCATAGCTTTAAATTACATCAGGACATGGTTTGTGGTGGATCTCCTGGCCGCTCTACCGTTTGACCTACTTTACGCGTCCGATGTATACAGTGGGGCG GAATCTACGCATGGGAACGTGCATTTAGTGAAATTAACCAGACTGCTGCGGCTCGCTCGATTACTGCAGAAGATGGACCGGTATTCGCAGTATTCCGCACTCATTCTCACGCTGCTCATGCTGTCCTTCACGCTCCTGGCTCACTGGCTTGCTTGCATTTGGTTCATCATAgctgaaaaagaaatagaacATCACAAAAATGAAGTCTGGGATTTAG GATGGATTAATAACCTCGCAGACAGATTGAAGGTGCCCATACCGAATATATCGCACAGTGAGAGCTATGTGACCGCACTATACTTCACTTGCTCTTCCCTCACGAGCGTGGGCTTTGGAAATGTGTCCGCTAACACACTGCCTGAGAAGGTCTTCAGCATAATTACTATGTTGATTGGAG CGCTAATGCACGCCGTGGTGTTTGGTAACGTGACCGCCATCATCCAGAGGATGTACTCCCGGCGGTCTATGTACCAGACCAAGTGGAGAGACCTGAAGGACTTCCTCACCCTGAACCAGGTGCCCAAGGAGCTAAAGCAGCGCATGCAGGACTACTTCCAGACCATGTGGTCTTTGAACCACGGCATTGATATACAcgag ACGCTAAAGGAGTTTCCGGAGGAACTGAGAGGCGACGTGTCGCTTCATTTGCACCGGGAAATATTATCACTTCCTATATTCGAGGCGGCCTCGCAGGGCTGCCTCAAGTTGCTATCTCTACACATCCGTAACAACTTTTGCGCACCCGGTGAATATCTCGTGCATAAAGGAGATGCGCTCACgtacatttattacatttgcaACGGCTCTATGGAGGTTATGCAAAACGATATGGTCGTCGCAATATTAG GCAAAGGGGACTTGGTCGGCTGCGATATGAATACCCATTTACAAGCTTACAACGGGACGGGACCATCCCAGGCTAATAACCCTGATGTCGTCGTGAAATCAAGCAGCGATGTAAAg GCTCTAACATACTGCGATCTAAAATGCATTCATATGGGCGGTTTAGCTGAAGTACTCCGTCTGTACCCTGAGTACCAACAGGAGTTCATCCACGACATCCAGCACGACCTTACTTACAATCTGAGGGAAGGCTATGAGGCTGAGCAGGAGTCGGACGGGAATGGTCACCCATCCCTAACTTTACCATCGATATCGGAGGATGACGAGAACGCAGCCGAGGACAGCGCGCTGTCGCCAAAGAAGAATACATCTAGTACCAATAGCCCTAGGCATAAATTCAG ATCGGACGGAGCACAACGGTTGACACACCGGGAGTTACGTGAAAGGATAGAACGGCAGCGGTCGGTGGCGACGCCCAAGATAACCAGGTCCGACTCCTTGGAAGGCCTGAACCTGGAGATGCACAACACCAGGTCGTCGGTGGAGCGCTTGGACACGCAGGTGTCCAGTCTGCATCATGACGTCGCAGCCCTCAGCATGGAG GTACGCCATGCCATCCAGGCGCTGCAGGAGATGACGGGCCCACCCCCCGGATGGCACGCCGCGCACTCTAACCCCAACCTCCAGTGGAACGCGCCGCCTAACCAGCTCGCGCGCAGTTGCAGCCATCCGCCTGACGTCTTCTGCTGGGAG CAGGAAAGACCAGTAACGCCAGAGAGACCAAAGACGAATAAAAGTACACAGACCGAACCATTCTTGCATTGTGTAACCCAATACATAGTAGAACACCCTGCGACAGTAATGCTCCTGCTAGGGTTGGATCCGATGGCCAACCTCACGCCGGTCATGACGCCGACAGTCGATTACTACGACCCACGGAGTCGGAGGCCCAGCGTCTTGGAGCAAATAGTCGAGTCAGAGAACGGCAGTCAGACACCTTCGAGCACCACCAGCGAACGGTTTGAACCGACTAGAAGCCTCAGCGGTAGTGCCAAAGAGTTGAATACGCAGCCCGAGCTAAGGAGACTGCTGGAACCCGAAAATGCAGGCTCGACCCTGAGACGTAGCAGGCACTCGACCAGTGATCTTTGTGACCCCACAGAGAGGCTCCTCGCCGCTAAATCCCACCCGAGCACCCGCAGCCTCAAATTCAACATCAACAGTTAA